CAGACCTGCCGTCCTGTTGGATCATAGAGCACAATCCTCGCCCAGCCGGGTGAAGGGAGCGTAAAGCCGGCCCGGAGGGTGCCGTTGAAAGGGTTGGGGTAGGGCGGTGAGAAGATAAAGGCGCCGGGCAGGGGCGCCGGGTCGTCGTCATCAATGCCAAGGGGGTGAAACCTGCCGACCGCAAGGTCTTCGCGATCGGCGACGATCATCAGCCCCCCGGCAATGGCGATTTCCGTTGGCCAGGAAGCGGTTTGGAACCGGCCTTTCAGGGTCGGAGGGTTGAAGCCGTTCAGGCGAAGTATCCGGACGCCGCCGACACCATCCGAGACGAAGAGGAGCGAATCGGCGAGGGTCAGATAGGACGCCCAATCGGTCCGGACGCTCAATACGCGAGCGATGTTTTCCGGGTCGGAGGTGTTTAGCATGACGACGCCGTTGTCCCCGTCGGCGACGAAGACCTGGACGTCCCGGGCAACGACGTCATAGGCATACTCGAAGCCGCGGTAGAGGCCCATTTCACCGGGCCAGATCGGCTCGCTCACATCAACAACATGCAATGCCAGGTCAACGTCGATGTAGTATAGCAAACCGCCGCTAAGGGTCGCGGACGTGGCGTTCGCGTCGTTGATCCGGCCGGCCGGGAGCGGGCCCTCGGGGTCGGAAATGTCCCACAGTTCGATGCCGCCTTCATATCGGAACAGCGCGAGCAACATTGAATTGGGTTCGCAGGAAGCGATCATGTCGAAGTCGGCGTCGATCTGCGCGCTCCAGATAAGGGTCGGCTCGAGCGGTTCGGAAAGGCTATAGACGAGGATGTAGTCAATCGAATCGGCAAGGCTCCGGCCGAGGGCATAGAGGTAGTCTCCGACGCGCACCAGGTCGGCGATGCTGTAGTCCGGGTCGAGACTCGCGGTGTCGGGCCGGGCGGGATCGCGCAGGTCGAGGGTGAGGAGTCCGGCATTGCCGCGCAATACATAGGCAGCGTCGGGCGTTGCGGCAACTTCAAAGACGCCGTAGGGGGGCATAAAGCGAGCCGAGACTTCCGGTTGCAGCGGATCGCGGATGTCGTAGCAGGTGATGCCGCGGTATCCGTGCGCGGCATAGAGGTAGGTTCCGGTAATGGCGAGTCCTTCAGTGAACCGATCATCGCTCCAGACCAGTTCCGGCCCGTCGGGGTCGGTGATGTCGATGGCATGCAAGCCGTTAGTAGCGGCGGCATAGAGAGTCGTGCCGTAGAGTTCGACGTCGTCGATCCAGACGTCGCCAAAGTCTCTCCGGCCTCGAACGACGAAGGAATCCGGTCGGTCGAACGAAAAAAGCCAGATACCGGCTTGATAGGCTGCCAGCGCGAGGAAGTGATCCCGCACCGAGAGGTCGGTTATATATTCCTGAATGACCAACCGCCCGACGGCCCGGAATTGGCCGATGGTGCGAAGATCGGAGGCGATGACGCCGCCCGCATTGTTGTCGGCGAACCAGACGAGAGTGTCATCGACGCATATCCGTCCGGTGAAAGGAGTCGGGCGGTGAAGACCGAGCGAAGTCGGCGCTGCGGGGTTCGAGACATCGAGCACCCGAATACCGTTGCCGTACTCAGCCAGATAAGCCCGGCTGCGGACAGTCTGAAGGTCATCGAGGAGATAAGGAACCGCGCTGCGTTCATTAGTGGACCGGACCGCGCCCGGATCGCGCATATCGAAGGTGTAGAGACCCCACCGCCAGTCGGCAATGTAGGCATGGCCTGATTTGACGCCGACCTCATAGGCATCGTAAGGCGTTGCAGCGCGCGCAAGGAAGCGGATGTGGTGTGGGTCCGAGATATCGAAGACCTCCACGCCATAGTTGGTTGCGGCATAGAGCCGGTCGCCCTCGATAGCCAGGTCGAGGTAGTAGCCGGTCTGCAGGCAGGTCGAGAGGGAATCGACATTTTCACTCCAGGGCGCGGCGATGCGGGGAGTCACGGGCGAAGCGCGGTTGACGAGGGTTTCTCGGAACCGGTGGCGGTAGTCGGGATCGGGGCCTGAGGGTCGGGCAGTGGCTGCCGAAGCGCAAAGCGCTGCGACGATACCAGAGAGGAGGAGAATACGGCAGAGCATAGAATCTCCAGCAGGGCAAGTCAGGAAGTTAAGTTACAACTTAAGACCCGGCGGGGCTTCAGTCAAGCGATGTGTGCCAAAGTTGCGATGATTAGTGTCCGGCTCAATTGACTGGAAGACTGCGAAAGGCTATCTTGAGTCTGTTGAAACCTCGACTCGTGCACACCGGACGCCCTCGTCAGGTTTTGACATGGAGATGTAGTGCGTGCGGACGAGGGCGTCCGCACACCACATTATTACGACATGCCTTTTCAACTGACTCATCTGAAGCGACGAATGGTTCACCCGGAGACAGGCCGGTGAAAATATGTGCGGCGCTCCTGATTGCGGTGTCGGCTCTGGCGCAGATGCTGCCGGTCGAGGAGGTCTGGCGGATCGACTTCGACGAGCCGGTTGCGTGCCTCGGGACGGTCTGGTCCGAGGAAGGCACGGTCAACGTTATGGTCGGACTGGATGACCGGGTGGTTCGCATTCGGGACGGGGAGATAGTCTGGGCAAGCGAGCCGCGAGAAGGGCGCGTGATCGATGTGATCGCAGCCGATTTTGGCTTGGGGGAGGGCTGCGAGCCGGTGGTATTGCTCCACGTTCGGCGGGATAGAGACAACGCCCGCGACGACATCCTGCGCTACGGCAACTGGGAAGTCGAAGCGACCTCGGTCCGGACGATAGCGCGTTTCTACATCGACCGCTTCGGTGCCGGCGGTGGGGGGGGCATTGCAGAGCGCATCTTTGCGCCGGCGCGCATCGACCCCGATCAGACCGAGAGTCTGGTCGTCCTCGTCTCGACCTACCGCCTCGATCTGCTGCAAGGTGGCGAATTCACCGAGCAATTATCGGGCTTTGCAGGACGATACGGTCTGCGCAGCGCGCAGTGGATCAACGCCGTTGCGATCGGATCGCCGAGGGGGGTGGCTATAGGCGACGACGCGGTCAGCGTCCGGCGGATGATGGTGGTCGCCGGCTCGGAGTCTTATCACAGCACGAGCGGAGGAGTGCCTGAAGATCGCCGTGAACTAAGACTCGCAGCGATCGACAACTGGGTGGGAGCGCATCGTCTCCGGCGCGACGAGGCTAACGGTCCGGAGCAAATGCCCTTTGCAGCGCTGGCAGCGACCGGCACTTATGCTGAGCCGGGGATCATCTTCGGTCCCCGGGAGGGAGTTCTTGAGATCTTTGCTGCCGATAGTCTGCGTCGGTTAAATGCCCGGTTGATGCCAGTGGCCCAGGCGGACTTCGTCATCCCCATGACGAATAATGATGGCGACCGCCGGGAGCGACTACTTCTTGCGGTATCGCGGGACGGCCTGGCAGCGCCTTATTCCCTGGAAGCCAACCGGTTCACGGCGATGGTCTATCAGCATGAACGCGACATCGTCGGACTTACGATCGACGACTATGACGGTGACGGCGAAAGCGAAATCATAACCCTCACCGAACAGAGTCTTATCTTTGCCCGGCTCGGCGTATTGGCGGCGCCGAAAGCAGCGCAGCCTTCACTCCCTCCCACACAACCTACACTTACCTACTTTCCGAATCCCTTCAATGACGCACTTTCTATTGTTTATCACTTGCCTGGGGCAGGGTTATGGTCGCTTAGGCTGAGCGATCTGAAGGGCACGGAAGTTGCTTGTATCAAAGGTGGTTGGCTGCCCGCCGGTGACGGGCGGGGGATGCTTAACGTCGGCGGGCTTCCCGCAGGCAATTACATTCTAACCCTGACCGGACCGGACGCACTCGCCGCAGGGATGGTGACCATAGTTAAATGAATAATGCAGATTGTGCAGCCTGTTGGCAGCACGTCTATGATATCGCTAGACGTTCTACACTATTGGGAGGTGCAGATTATTGTTGCCGTTCCTGGAGGGCGGACATTCCTGTCCGCCTTGATGAGAAGTTCCTATTAAGCAAGGGCGGACAAGAATGTCCACCCTCCAAGTCAACACTTTTCTGCACTGTTTAATACATGACCCGGTCCAGATTGCGATTCACACTCTCCCTCCTGCTTGACGGGGGAGGTTAGGGGGGTTAGTTCGCTTTTCTGATTCCCCCCCCCAACGATCTCACCGCCAAGCGGGGGGATGAGTGAAAAACGATCTGCACACCTACAACATTCTGCACTCAGTCTATGTCTCAACAACCGATACTCTTCAAGTCGTGGCGCGACCTGCCGGTGATGGCGGCGTCGCTGGGCAATACCAGCGTCAATAAGACCGGCGCCTGGCGCAATGTCGAGCCGCATCATGTCGAGCAGACGCCGCCCTGCACCTGGCGGTGTCCGGCCGGCAACGACGTGGTTGGATTCGTGACGCTCGTCGGGGCGGGGCAGTTCGAAGAAGCCTGGCGGGTGCTGGCGGCAACATCGCCCTTTCCGGGGACGTGCGGGCGGGTCTGCCCGCATCCGTGTGAGGTGGAGTGTAATCGCGGTGAGATGGGGGGCAAGATCAACATCCACGCGATTGAGCGGTTCCTTGGCGACCGGTTTCGCGAGCGGCCTCCGGCACTCAAGCGGGCGCCGGCGAGCGGGCGTAGTGTCGCCGTGATCGGGTCCGGTCCGGCAGGTCTTTCGGCGGCGTATCATCTGGCGTTGATGGGGCATGGCGTTACCGTTTTCGAAGCGCAACCGGTTGCCGGCGGGATGATGCGGGTCGGGATACCCGATTTTCGGCTTCCGCCTGAGGTGCTCGAGGCGGAAATTACCCGCATCGCTTCATTGGGAGTCGAGATCCGTACTGGGGTCCGGATCGGGAGCGACCTGCCCTTTTCCGATCTGATGGCGAAGTTCGATGCGGTCTTCGCGGCGACAGGACTCACCGTCAGCCGGCCGCTGGGAGCCAAGGGCGAAGATCGGGGTGGAGTGCTGTCGGGGACCGAAGTGCTGCGCCGGGTCAACCTTGGACTCGACCCGGAGACTGGCAGTCGGGTGTTGGTCGTCGGAGGCGGCAACACGGCCATCGACGTCGCGCGGTCGCTTCTTCGGATGGGTCGCGACGTCCGCCTCCAGTATCGCCGGACGCGGGACGAAATGCCGGCCATTGCCGAGGAGATCGAGGAACTTCTTGCCGAAGGGATCGAGATCGACTTCCTCGCAGCGCCGGTAGAGACCTGGCGGGAGGATGGGTGCCTGGTCGGAGCCTGGTCTATCCGGATGGCGCTTGGCGAACCCGACGCGTCGGGGCGGCGCAGTCCGAAGCCGATCCCCGGCAGCGAGTTCGCAGTGCCGTGCGACACCATCGTTACGGCCATCGGCGAGACCGCCGACCTGGCTTACCTTCCCGACGACATTCTTGCAAAGACATCCTGGAACATCCCGGCGGACGAGTTGGGCCGGACGCCGGTGGATAAGTTGTTTGCTGGCGGCGATGCGGCGGATGGCGCCGGGACCGTTACGGCCGCGATTGGATTCGGACGGCGGGCCGCTAATGGGATCGATGAGTATTTAAGGCACGGTGCGGCGGGTGTTGATAAGGCGATGGAATCGGATACTGCGGATGCTACTACCCCCTCGCTGCGTAGTCGCGAGTCGAAGGTGATCCGGTTCGCGGATCTCAATCCAGCCTACTTCGAGTTCCGCCCGCGTGAAGAGCCGGACAGCCTGCCGGTGAGTGAAAGGACGCAATCATTCGACGAAGTGTGGGGCGGATTCGACGAAGCGGCGGCTATGCAAGAGGCGGGAAGATGCTTCAGTTGCGGTTCCTGCCCGGCGTGCGACAACTGCTACGTCTTCTGCCCCGACGTCGCGGTGCACCGGGCGTTCGGGGAGAACGCGCGGCCGGCTCCCTACGACCTGATGCCGGGGGTGCTCTACTGGGTGGACTATGACTACTGTAAGGGCTGCGGTATCTGCGCGGCGGAGTGTCCGCGGGGGTGCATCGTGATGCGGCCGGTGAAGTGAGGGCAGTAGGAAGGGGGCGTGTTTGCAAGGTGATGGGATCGAGGCTATATTGAGTTTAGTCATGAAGTCATAAGGCACAAAAGAGAGTCTTTGATTTTTCCGCATTGGTCGCTGTCACGTGCCTCACGTGACAGCACTTTAGGCACGAACCTGCCGTCACTTGAGGGCACGTGACGGCGACTCCCGGGCGCAGATCGATTAATTCAAAGAACTCATATGAGGTGATTGAGATGGCGCAACTAACTCTACTCGTCGCGCTCTTGATGGCGGGGTTTGGCTCGTCCGCCTTCTCGCAACCGAATGTGGACATCCGGCAGGTGTCGCGGGTGCCGCTGCTGAATGTTGGACGGGCGTTGTCGAGTGCCCTGAGGGACAGCATACTCTATGTTGCCACATTCGATGCTTATCATCTGATCGACGTTAGCGACCCATCAACACCGGTGGCGCTGACTTCAATTCTACCGGGCGGGGAAAGTGTGCAAGTAGCAGGCAATCTTGCCCTGTTTAGTAACTTCAATCTCTATGACGTTACAAATCCTCGCAATCCAACTTATATTCGTTCTATTGGAAGGGCAGTGTCTTACCATCCATACTTATTCACGGGAAATAGGGTGTATATCGGAGAAGATGAGCGCCTGGCGATTTATGCCTTCGATGAAAACTATGAACGTGAACTCATTGGCAGTATTCCAGGCTATTTTGAGTCGATTTGTGTGTCTGACAATGGGATTTTGATTGCTCAAGCTTCCAATAGTGATTTGACCAGGTTCTATGATATTTCCGATATTGAGAATATAGTTCTTGCGGATATAATTCATATAGTTGGGTGGTCGTTGCAGACATTAGGAAACGATTATTGGTTAGTAAGGTCTGAATCGGAATACTCAGACTTCAGATTCTTCTATTGCTTTGATCAAAGCAATCCCCGTGATGTAAGGCTCTCGGCGAGGATTCTGGCACCTTTTGGAACTTATAACTTTGTTGTCAGGGACACCCTAATATATGCAGTTTCCGGAGATGGCAATCTTCATGCTATCGGTATTTCGGACCCGGGACGTGAAAACCGACTTTCTTCAGTGCAATTGCCCATCTGGGGTGGACGTCCCGCTTTGACTGTTGGTGACGACCTCGCGGCCGTTAGCAATCAGACAGGGGTCTTTCTCATCGACGTTTCCGATCCCCGGAGAATGGAATTGCGTAGTCGCATTAATAAATCTGGCAGAGGATTAGATATTGTCAAGACAGGCGAGATCTTAATTGTTCTCAACGCACCGTTCCTTCACACAATTGGCATAGAGGATCCGTTGAATCCAACAGAACCGCACTTTTGTAACTTAGGCGGGCGTGGCGATGGTTTTGTTGGATTGGCTTCGGATGCAGATGGGAATGTGTTTGTCGTAAGGGCAAGCACTCCAGATATCCGCTTCAGGCATTTATATTCAATTCGTTTTGATGACCCTCAGACCTATGAAATCCTCGATTCGCTCGCATTGCCGAATGAAGCGTCGCGCATCCGGATCGATAATGGAATTGCTTATATAACAGCAAAGTATAGCGTTGCAGTTTGCGACGTTCGGGAGCCTGACAATCTTCGCCTTGTTTCCGAGCAGGATACTCGCTTCGGCAATTCGTCAAACATCCTGTTTCAACCCCGGGGTGGGATTGGATTTCTTGCCGAGACTTACGGATATGCGGTCTATGACATATCAAACCCAGATGATTTCCGGATGATTGGAATGAATTTCGAGAATGCGCGCTATAGTGGTATCAATAGTTTCACATACCTTGTGCCGCTACTTTTGGTAGGGCGAGGACCAAGTGCTTACTGGCCCGGAATATACTGTTTAGACATTACAGATGTTGAGAACATGGTTCATATTGGCGGAGTGAGTGGGCCAGTTCACCAAATTGCTCCCGCAGGCAACCGAATTGTTGCAACGGCGGAGGATACCTCGGGAGTTCGGGTGTTTCATGTTACAGAGGAGGGGCAATTATGGCAGACGGGACGTTACAACACACCGGGCAGAGCGGAAGCCATTCTAGCAGATGGCAACTTGCTCTACGTTGCCGACCGGTATTCGGTGGAGATACTGGACATTTCCGATGCGCAAAGAGTGCCGCAAGATGATCAATCCACCATCCCTTCGTTATGGGAGGTTTCTGCAGCATACCCGAATCCCTTTAATGGCACAACAGCGGTGACTATAACGCTTGCGAAGCCGTCCCTTGTCAGAATGAGAATGCTGGATGTTTCCGGCAAGTCGGTCATGAAATTGTGTGATGGTGCGCTTTCCGACGGTTCTCACCAGATAACGATACCGGCCAAAGGTCTATCCACTGGTGTCTATTTCATTGAGAGCCGCGTCGACGGGGCGAAGCATCTCCAGTCAGTGGTCTTGATGAGGTAGTGCGGGAATGCAGGATCAAGTCAGACTAAAAGTTTTAAGGCCGGTCCTGGCCGCAGTCTGGCATCAAGTTGGAATAGTTTGCATAGCAAAGGTGTCGTTCCCGCGCAGGAGGGAACCCAGCAAGGTCGATCTTGGCTGGAAGCCCGCCTTCGCGGGCAAGACGATCTAAGCCTATTACGCTTATTTTCTCAAGCAGATACTGGTTCGCTTCGTCGCATCTTCCACTCTCCATACTTCTTACTCCCCTATGCCGGCGTTCAAAGATCTCTCCCAGTCTGAAATCCTCGCCCTCGCCATCAGCCTCGAAGAGGAGGATGGCCGCATCCTCGAAGCGCTTGCCGATGCTATCGAAGCCGCCTACCCACAGCAGGCGGACGAGTTCCGCCGCATGCGCGCTGAGGAAGACGACCACCGCCATCGGCTGCTCGACATCTATCGCGCGAGATTCGGCGAGCACATTCCACTGATCCGGCGGCAGGACGTCAAGGGCTTCGTAGCGCGAAAGCCGGTCTGGCTGATGAAGCCGCTCACGCTGGCCAGGGCCAAGCGTGAAGTAGAGTCGATGGAAGTTGAGACGCGACGATTCTACGAAGCCGCTATCCGGCGCACCACCGACGCGGGCATCCGGCAACTCCTGGGCGACCTCGCTGAAGAGGAGCGACGTCACGCCGGGTTGGCTCAGCAGATCAGCCGGATGGAGGTCACACTGGACGAGAAGGCCGCATCGCACCGGCTCTTCGTTCTCCAGGTGATCCAGCCCGGACTTGCCGGACTAATGGATGGAAGCGTTTCGACGCTGGCGCCGCTCTTTGCCGCTGCCTACGCTACGATGAACAGTTGGGAGACATTTCTCGTAGGGATGGCAGCCTCCATTGGAGCCGGGATATCGATGGGCTTTGCTGAAGCCCTCTCGGACGACGGTTCGATGACCGGCCGCGGCGCGCCCTGGATACGGGGCGTCATCTGCGGATTAATGACCACCATCGGCGGGATAGGACATACCCTGCCGTTCCTGATTCCCGACGTCCATTTGGCGACGACCGTGGCGGTCGCAGTGGTGGTCGTCGAGTTAGGGGTCATTGCGTGGGTGCGCAAGAAATATATGGAGACACCGCTCGGATCGGCTATCGTCCAGGTGGTGATCGGCGGGGCATTGGTCTTTGCCGCCGGGGTGCTGATCGGTGGCGCATGACGGAGGGGAGGTGCTGACGGTGATGGATCTGTCTCGCGAATCACTGCGGGAATTGTTCGAAGTGCGATGGCTGGCGGCGAATGGGGAAATCGTCCATCCATCCCAGGGGGGCGTTTCTTTCAAAGCGATAGCGGACTATGTTCTCCGCGAGGGGCTAACCCCTGTCGCGCTGTCGAGCCGGCTCGAGGTTGAATTCGAAAGCCGCCTTGCAGTATTGGGAGTACCGGTCATCGAGACCTCGCAAGGCGAAGGCTTGGAGTCAACCGCCGGGAGGATCGCCCGAGCCGCCTGCGGGATAACCCTCGTCGATGGGCTCATCGCGGAGACCGGCACCCTGATTTGCACCTCTGTTGGACCGGGCGACCGGCTGGTCGGGAGTCTGCCTCCGGTGCATCTTGCGATAGCATCAGGTGCGCCGCTCTATCCCGATCTTGCCGCCTATCTGGAAACTGCCGATTCCCACCTCAGTTACACCCTTATCACCGGCCCGTCGCGCACGGCAGACATCGAAAAGCAACTGGTCTTGGGGGCTCACGGGCCGCTCCGGGTGATTCTCTGGAACCCGTGGTGAGGAGACCGGGTTAGTTGTCTTCGGCTTGCCTTGATTGAGCCTGCCTGCTATATTGATAGACTATGAGTCTCCCCAAGCAGGTTAGGTCTTTCCTCATCAGTGCGCCTCTCTATTCATCTTTGGTCGTCCTGGCTGCGATCCTGTTGGTTGGTTGTGCCGATTCGGGCGGGCCTACGGGATCGGGAATCGGGGTGCCAAATGAGGGTCGTCCCGGGTCGGTCGAACTGTCGGTCGATACCTCTCGCTACTATCATATAGAAGGCGTCGGCACCGGTGGAAGTCCGCTCATCTATGCCGGATGGGAAGGGAACCTGATATCGCGAGCGCTCTTCAGATTCCTGCCGCCGGCGGCGCCTGACTCGACGGTGCGGATCGACTCGGCGAGGATTAATCTTGCCTGGAACGGCCTTTACGGCGATGGAGAGTTCCCGCTTCTGACCGCGAGCCTGCTCGACTATTACTGGATCGAGTCTCGGATGCCGGATGTCGACAGCCTGCCGCCGGGTGAGCGGCTGGGAGCGCTGTCGCCAGAGGTATCCGACTCAGGCCGGTGGGAGATTGCTCTACCGCTGGAAAGGGTTCGCGAATGGGTCGCCCGGAGCGACACCTCCCGTGCCGACAGCGGTTTGACGTTCTACATAGTGCCGCGAAGCGGCGGGCAGATGGTGCCGTTCTTTTCACGCAACAGCGCTACCGATACCCTCCGCCCGACACTCCATCTCTTTCGGACCGTCCGTGACAGCGCTCATCTTCCACCGCGCCAGGATACTTTGCGGCTAAGGGCGAGCGACGACCTTTACCTGATCGCCTATGACCGGCGACCGATGGAGCGGCCCGAACCGTCACTGGCGCCGGATCAGATCGTAGTCGCGAGCGGCGTAGTCTGGCGGACGGGATTGTATTTTGACATATCGTCTTTAACAGCCCGCACCGATTCTTTTCACGTAGTCGTCAACTGGGCAGCTCTCACCCTCTTCCGCGATCATAACTCACTAACACGATTTCCGGCTACGCGATCGCTGCTGCCGGTCAGATTCACCGATGACCGCTGGAAGAGCG
The window above is part of the Calditrichota bacterium genome. Proteins encoded here:
- a CDS encoding T9SS type A sorting domain-containing protein, producing the protein MKICAALLIAVSALAQMLPVEEVWRIDFDEPVACLGTVWSEEGTVNVMVGLDDRVVRIRDGEIVWASEPREGRVIDVIAADFGLGEGCEPVVLLHVRRDRDNARDDILRYGNWEVEATSVRTIARFYIDRFGAGGGGGIAERIFAPARIDPDQTESLVVLVSTYRLDLLQGGEFTEQLSGFAGRYGLRSAQWINAVAIGSPRGVAIGDDAVSVRRMMVVAGSESYHSTSGGVPEDRRELRLAAIDNWVGAHRLRRDEANGPEQMPFAALAATGTYAEPGIIFGPREGVLEIFAADSLRRLNARLMPVAQADFVIPMTNNDGDRRERLLLAVSRDGLAAPYSLEANRFTAMVYQHERDIVGLTIDDYDGDGESEIITLTEQSLIFARLGVLAAPKAAQPSLPPTQPTLTYFPNPFNDALSIVYHLPGAGLWSLRLSDLKGTEVACIKGGWLPAGDGRGMLNVGGLPAGNYILTLTGPDALAAGMVTIVK
- a CDS encoding FAD-dependent oxidoreductase, which encodes MSQQPILFKSWRDLPVMAASLGNTSVNKTGAWRNVEPHHVEQTPPCTWRCPAGNDVVGFVTLVGAGQFEEAWRVLAATSPFPGTCGRVCPHPCEVECNRGEMGGKINIHAIERFLGDRFRERPPALKRAPASGRSVAVIGSGPAGLSAAYHLALMGHGVTVFEAQPVAGGMMRVGIPDFRLPPEVLEAEITRIASLGVEIRTGVRIGSDLPFSDLMAKFDAVFAATGLTVSRPLGAKGEDRGGVLSGTEVLRRVNLGLDPETGSRVLVVGGGNTAIDVARSLLRMGRDVRLQYRRTRDEMPAIAEEIEELLAEGIEIDFLAAPVETWREDGCLVGAWSIRMALGEPDASGRRSPKPIPGSEFAVPCDTIVTAIGETADLAYLPDDILAKTSWNIPADELGRTPVDKLFAGGDAADGAGTVTAAIGFGRRAANGIDEYLRHGAAGVDKAMESDTADATTPSLRSRESKVIRFADLNPAYFEFRPREEPDSLPVSERTQSFDEVWGGFDEAAAMQEAGRCFSCGSCPACDNCYVFCPDVAVHRAFGENARPAPYDLMPGVLYWVDYDYCKGCGICAAECPRGCIVMRPVK
- a CDS encoding T9SS type A sorting domain-containing protein, with the translated sequence MAQLTLLVALLMAGFGSSAFSQPNVDIRQVSRVPLLNVGRALSSALRDSILYVATFDAYHLIDVSDPSTPVALTSILPGGESVQVAGNLALFSNFNLYDVTNPRNPTYIRSIGRAVSYHPYLFTGNRVYIGEDERLAIYAFDENYERELIGSIPGYFESICVSDNGILIAQASNSDLTRFYDISDIENIVLADIIHIVGWSLQTLGNDYWLVRSESEYSDFRFFYCFDQSNPRDVRLSARILAPFGTYNFVVRDTLIYAVSGDGNLHAIGISDPGRENRLSSVQLPIWGGRPALTVGDDLAAVSNQTGVFLIDVSDPRRMELRSRINKSGRGLDIVKTGEILIVLNAPFLHTIGIEDPLNPTEPHFCNLGGRGDGFVGLASDADGNVFVVRASTPDIRFRHLYSIRFDDPQTYEILDSLALPNEASRIRIDNGIAYITAKYSVAVCDVREPDNLRLVSEQDTRFGNSSNILFQPRGGIGFLAETYGYAVYDISNPDDFRMIGMNFENARYSGINSFTYLVPLLLVGRGPSAYWPGIYCLDITDVENMVHIGGVSGPVHQIAPAGNRIVATAEDTSGVRVFHVTEEGQLWQTGRYNTPGRAEAILADGNLLYVADRYSVEILDISDAQRVPQDDQSTIPSLWEVSAAYPNPFNGTTAVTITLAKPSLVRMRMLDVSGKSVMKLCDGALSDGSHQITIPAKGLSTGVYFIESRVDGAKHLQSVVLMR
- a CDS encoding rubrerythrin, with amino-acid sequence MPAFKDLSQSEILALAISLEEEDGRILEALADAIEAAYPQQADEFRRMRAEEDDHRHRLLDIYRARFGEHIPLIRRQDVKGFVARKPVWLMKPLTLARAKREVESMEVETRRFYEAAIRRTTDAGIRQLLGDLAEEERRHAGLAQQISRMEVTLDEKAASHRLFVLQVIQPGLAGLMDGSVSTLAPLFAAAYATMNSWETFLVGMAASIGAGISMGFAEALSDDGSMTGRGAPWIRGVICGLMTTIGGIGHTLPFLIPDVHLATTVAVAVVVVELGVIAWVRKKYMETPLGSAIVQVVIGGALVFAAGVLIGGA